The following proteins are encoded in a genomic region of Colletotrichum higginsianum IMI 349063 chromosome 9, whole genome shotgun sequence:
- a CDS encoding transmembrane alpha-helix domain-containing protein, giving the protein MSNATTPGTDPTTAPVATPGTSAPPAETSAPPPATTAPPAETTQPAPTTSAAPAPTTQQTQAPAPTTQAPAPTTSQAPAPTTSQQQSQAPTTQAETTTQQQQQTTLVATTIVITPTEAGGKTSTVFAVITQTQGVNQTPTTTTTSASSTSSGGAINAGGSSKGGLSNGGTIAVAVVVPIAAVALLILAGLYFWRKRKQRKDAEEERRKEVEDYAYNPNADPTIPSMGDGGSYEMKEDAASSGYRGWGSTTLAGSTGRKASTTMSGGNTGAAYSDTSPSRGTDTRSGEPLINDGSYSPDGEILGAMGPSAALNRGVGVQRGPSNASSSYSAGNHSDTSDGIGMAYSGGTSNGNGYYDQYANNPYSEGPYDQRATELPGQPVIRDNPARRNTRIENPSHYPQQQNAGISQNF; this is encoded by the coding sequence ATGTCCAACGCTACCACTCCGGGCACCGACCCGACGACGGCTCCTGTCGCGACTCCGGGCACTTCCGCTCCTCCCGCCGAGACGAGCGCGCCTCCCCCTGCCACCACCGCCCCGCCCGCCGAAACCACCCAACCGGCCCCCACGACCTCtgccgctcccgctcccacGACCCAGCAGACCCAAGCCCCGGCTCCGACTACTCAGGCTCCAGCACCGACAACCTCCCAAGCACCAGCGCCTACCACCTCGCAGCAACAGAGCCAGGCCCCGACGACGCAAgcggagacgacgacacagcaacagcaacagacCACCCTCGTTGCGACCACCATTGTCATCACGCCCACCGAGGCAGGAGGCAAGACGAGTACTGTTTTTGCTGTCATCACGCAGACTCAGGGTGTCAATCAAACCCCgactaccaccaccacctctgcttcttccacttcttccggcggcgccatcaaCGCGGGCGGCAGCTCCAAAGGAGGTCTCAGCAACGGCGGCACCATTGCTGTTGCCGTCGTGGTGCCcattgccgccgtcgccctgctCATCCTGGCTGGTTTGTACTTCTGGAGAAAGAGAAAGCAACgcaaggacgccgaggaggagcgtCGCAAGGAAGTCGAGGATTATGCCTACAACCCCAATGCCGACCCCACAATCCCGTCTATGGGTGATGGCGGTTCGTACGAGATGAAGGAAGATGCTGCTTCGTCTGGGTACCGTGGTTGGGGATCCACCACCCTGGCCGGATCCACCGGACGcaaggcctcgacgaccaTGTCTGGGGGCAACACAGGTGCGGCTTATTCCGACACGTCACCAAGTCGCGGAACTGACACCCGTTCAGGAGAACCTTTGATCAACGACGGCTCGTACTCCCCCGATGGCGAGATTCTTGGCGCCATGGGTCCTTCGGCGGCCTTGAACCGTGGCGTCGGTGTTCAGCGTGGTCCCTCCAACGCCTCGTCTTCTTACAGTGCCGGTAACCACTCGGACACCTCCGACGGCATCGGTATGGCCTACAGTGGCGGTAccagcaacggcaacggctaCTACGACCAATACGCCAACAACCCGTACTCTGAAGGCCCCTATGATCAACGAGCCACCGAACTTCCCGGCCAGCCCGTCATCCGCGACAACCCAGCCCGGCGTAACACCCGCATCGAGAACCCTTCCCACTATCCCCAACAACAGAATGCGGGCATCTCACAGAACTTTTAG